One segment of Anatilimnocola aggregata DNA contains the following:
- a CDS encoding formylglycine-generating enzyme family protein, with protein sequence MMNMTHMTDSQFDVHQPDAPASGKYLPLLVQWAGAICTAVTFVLAMILEGHGAEALDAKEINNSLGMKLVYIPPGKFTMGSPETEAGREAQETPHEVELTNGYYMGVHEVTVGQFKQFVADTNYQTDGERDGKGAYGANEAGKIEEMHARFNWKTPGFEQTDDHPVVDVSWSDAKAFCNWLSEKEKKTYRMATEAEWEYACRAGTTTAYAYSDDPEGLATGGNGADATARAKFPAWSIGIKGQDGHLFTAPVGQFKANPFGLYDMHGNVWEWCEDWYVPNGYSNEKQVDPTGPATGKAKVQRGGGWSSDFRRMRSAARIGRDWVAYRGCYQGFRVVLEKGSERAAQPAGTGRDAVAASSLRIQTQGNSWSYNVSRLRAIEKAAGIPEGTYYPSSEVIDGKPGPVYFPGCLNGGKKPARETTTLKTRLVEQQIEVFTYTHSGWHETDIADEIAEFGSQHNPKFRLLWQAGWNVHDGLGISKNGPVRDAVKIADLQAALDKNRQAVEARVEAINKKLGKTVVYLVPVGDAFVKLRAMVVDGQFPGVKKQSDLYNDDMPHQGRLGSLLQDYCVFAALYHRSPEGLKVTLDPAISDEQAALLQKIAWETVSKYPPAGVARVASANPQVSTSREAKLDKEFEYLVFDLGKGVELRLVKVKAQGQTFRIGSSKQEQEAVNAKYFNGKQQGKLAMEDEHAVTLTDDFYLGQFEVTRGQFRRFVEETGYQTIPELTDGGKGWDAKEKKFIGAVKRFSWRDTGLDFQTDDYPVVNVAIDDAREFCKWLHKNCDGRVKIREVRLPGEAEWEFACRAGSQTRFHFGDNDEQLVEFANVADAAAREKNLAPVTLNGRDGFPFSAPVGRLKPNPFGLYDMHGNVWEFCEDHYGKYAALPKERNALQTVVQGEIRPVMRGGAWHLTGSDCRCANRFIVGSTGRYATGGFRVLCMP encoded by the coding sequence ATGATGAACATGACGCATATGACCGACTCACAGTTCGATGTACACCAGCCCGACGCGCCAGCGAGCGGGAAGTATTTGCCCTTGCTTGTGCAGTGGGCTGGTGCCATTTGCACCGCTGTTACTTTCGTCTTGGCGATGATCCTGGAAGGCCATGGTGCCGAAGCGCTCGACGCGAAGGAGATCAACAACAGCCTGGGTATGAAGCTCGTGTACATTCCACCCGGCAAGTTCACGATGGGTTCGCCGGAAACTGAAGCGGGGCGCGAGGCGCAGGAAACTCCGCACGAGGTGGAGTTGACCAATGGTTATTACATGGGCGTTCATGAGGTCACCGTCGGTCAATTCAAACAATTTGTGGCCGACACGAATTATCAGACGGACGGCGAACGCGACGGCAAAGGGGCCTACGGCGCCAACGAGGCAGGCAAGATCGAAGAGATGCACGCCCGGTTCAACTGGAAGACCCCTGGGTTCGAACAGACCGACGATCATCCGGTGGTCGATGTGTCGTGGAGCGATGCCAAGGCGTTTTGCAATTGGCTGAGCGAAAAGGAGAAGAAGACCTATCGGATGGCGACGGAGGCCGAGTGGGAGTACGCGTGTCGCGCCGGCACGACGACGGCGTACGCGTATAGCGACGATCCCGAAGGCCTGGCGACCGGCGGCAACGGGGCCGACGCCACCGCGCGAGCCAAGTTCCCCGCCTGGTCGATCGGCATCAAGGGACAGGACGGCCACCTCTTCACCGCCCCGGTCGGTCAGTTCAAAGCGAACCCGTTCGGCCTGTACGACATGCACGGCAATGTCTGGGAATGGTGCGAAGATTGGTACGTGCCTAACGGCTATTCGAACGAGAAGCAGGTTGATCCGACTGGGCCGGCGACAGGTAAAGCGAAGGTGCAACGCGGTGGCGGATGGTCGAGCGACTTCAGGCGGATGCGTTCCGCGGCCCGTATCGGCCGCGATTGGGTGGCCTATCGCGGTTGCTACCAGGGGTTCCGCGTGGTGCTGGAAAAAGGGTCGGAGCGAGCCGCTCAACCCGCGGGCACTGGTCGCGATGCCGTCGCGGCATCGTCGCTTCGAATCCAGACGCAGGGCAATAGCTGGAGCTACAACGTGTCCCGCCTCCGCGCGATCGAAAAGGCGGCGGGCATTCCGGAAGGCACGTATTACCCTAGCTCCGAAGTCATCGACGGCAAGCCCGGTCCGGTGTACTTCCCCGGTTGTCTCAACGGCGGAAAAAAGCCGGCTCGCGAAACGACGACGCTGAAGACGCGGCTCGTCGAGCAACAGATCGAGGTCTTCACGTACACGCATTCAGGCTGGCACGAAACCGACATCGCCGATGAGATCGCCGAGTTCGGTTCGCAGCACAACCCGAAGTTCAGGCTGCTGTGGCAAGCCGGCTGGAACGTCCATGACGGGCTCGGCATCAGCAAGAACGGGCCGGTTCGCGATGCCGTCAAGATCGCCGACCTGCAAGCGGCACTCGACAAGAATCGGCAGGCGGTTGAAGCTCGCGTGGAGGCGATCAACAAGAAGCTCGGGAAGACCGTGGTCTACCTCGTTCCCGTCGGCGATGCGTTCGTGAAGTTACGAGCGATGGTGGTGGACGGGCAGTTTCCCGGCGTGAAGAAGCAGTCGGATTTATACAACGACGACATGCCGCATCAAGGTCGGCTCGGTTCTCTCCTGCAGGATTACTGTGTCTTCGCCGCGCTGTATCACCGGTCGCCCGAGGGTCTGAAAGTGACGCTCGATCCAGCGATCTCCGACGAACAGGCCGCGCTGTTGCAGAAAATCGCGTGGGAGACGGTGTCGAAGTATCCGCCCGCCGGCGTGGCTCGTGTTGCATCTGCCAATCCCCAAGTCAGCACGTCTCGCGAAGCTAAGCTCGACAAGGAGTTCGAATACCTCGTCTTCGATCTTGGGAAGGGCGTCGAGTTGCGGTTGGTCAAAGTGAAGGCCCAGGGGCAGACGTTTCGCATCGGCTCGTCGAAGCAGGAACAAGAGGCGGTGAACGCGAAGTACTTCAACGGCAAGCAGCAGGGGAAGCTCGCGATGGAGGACGAGCACGCCGTGACGCTCACCGATGATTTCTATCTGGGGCAGTTCGAGGTGACCCGCGGGCAGTTCCGACGATTCGTGGAGGAGACGGGTTACCAGACGATTCCGGAACTCACCGACGGCGGCAAAGGCTGGGACGCGAAAGAAAAGAAGTTCATCGGAGCCGTCAAGCGGTTTAGCTGGCGCGACACGGGCCTCGACTTTCAAACCGACGACTATCCCGTGGTGAATGTGGCGATCGACGACGCTCGCGAGTTCTGTAAGTGGCTACACAAGAATTGTGATGGTCGCGTGAAGATTCGCGAGGTCCGGTTGCCCGGCGAGGCCGAGTGGGAGTTCGCCTGCCGAGCCGGCAGCCAAACTCGCTTCCATTTCGGCGACAACGACGAACAGCTCGTCGAGTTCGCGAACGTGGCAGACGCAGCGGCCCGTGAGAAGAATCTGGCTCCCGTCACGCTCAACGGCCGCGACGGTTTTCCTTTCTCCGCGCCGGTCGGCAGGCTCAAGCCCAATCCCTTCGGGCTCTACGACATGCACGGCAACGTGTGGGAGTTTTGCGAGGATCACTACGGCAAGTAC
- a CDS encoding DUF1588 domain-containing protein — MRNLLLNLFCLFGLGVICIETLHANDTQQLQQLTVEESQKLAQDKSGRLALDGLKTLAPEAAKELAKHQGWLSLNGLKEISDDAAAALGQHKGDLQLNGLAKVSEATAAALAGHRGELSLNGLTAISDESARSLGKHTGGRLMLKGLTTLSTDAAKALAARKGGGPYQAVFLDGLTSLTPEGAAAMAESHGHNWHGNLPGFKTISVDVAQALAKRAGGLSMPGLTTISDDVAKALAGKLGGNLPRLTTLNVESAKAIAGPVPGQFHRTLNLDGLKSLPDDVAQAIGGKESRGNLHLDGLSVLTPVAAKAICQREGDLYLNGLTTITDDTLYALTEHKAPGFARPIVHLQGLTTLSDDGAAILAAWPKWSGEIPAISTLSKKVAMALAASRRWDGNLPAVKTISLDSAASLGQREGNLSLDGMTVLADDVAVALAQHHGGTLSLNGLKSLTDKSAAALAKHEGRLSLGGLTALSSGAAQSLATHKGDWLTLDGVETLDGEAAKAFAQRKGVVTLLGVKSLSPEAATVISVNSKVAIPAKFRTLAIRQPVATNETFFRSFLASHCAECHDGGAKEGEFTLDRLAKDNVAGRVDFALVLERLRAGDMPPTSEPRPKPDDVAHVTAWISAKLNSPLVAPPEHYAVQEKPIDGNRLPNAILFGGPRGPSVPPPPRLWRLSPAAYTKWTGEFNSSASGLQQPFGVIQETGIRDFAALYTPDEGATGLLLANAELIVEGQTRGHSLVNVNEKPEAGKEILWPTESRAKLASAAEQAALKSGLRVRQGNGVFAPVLHPHVKATREELERAIRQQYQSALARPPSEQELASVVALYATIAVDGDYSIAGKTILMAPLMTPEAILRFEVGLGPEIRSGVRSLSPRETALAISLALSTKRDPGLLSAAAAGKLTTREDVAESVRRILDDPKISKPLVIGFFREYFDYYRAPEVFKDPLPDYLTRRGQHYNPRGLVDNTDVLVLRILSKDKDVLKELLTTTESFNTHELFGPNGTLDGLRTGEALFRSFGPYALDHLGRQPPSGSRSEAKGDSTATFSNNERIGILMQPSWHVAWSTNFHNDIVRRGRWVREHLLGGRVPDLPINAAAMVPDDPHHTLRQRQMVTRASECWKCHVKMDELGLPFEDLDHYGMRRRGENVLDLAATAVANEKAKSKDQKIYRDVPLDTTGTIAYSGDPALDGPVRDAPEMLRRLAESDRVRQVFIRHVFRYFLGRNETPGDAVSLQEAEKAYLESGGSFKALLVSLLSSESFLYRTVPTEVAKN; from the coding sequence ATGCGAAACCTGCTGCTCAACTTGTTCTGTCTATTCGGTCTGGGTGTGATCTGCATTGAGACGCTTCACGCGAACGACACGCAGCAGCTTCAACAACTGACGGTTGAAGAGTCCCAAAAACTGGCGCAAGACAAGTCGGGGCGGCTGGCGCTCGACGGGCTGAAGACGCTCGCACCCGAGGCAGCCAAGGAGTTGGCAAAACACCAAGGGTGGCTGTCGCTCAACGGATTGAAGGAGATTTCGGATGACGCCGCCGCGGCGCTCGGGCAACACAAGGGCGATTTGCAACTGAATGGTCTCGCCAAGGTTTCCGAGGCGACCGCCGCTGCGCTGGCGGGGCATCGAGGCGAGTTGTCGCTGAATGGACTGACGGCGATCTCGGATGAATCGGCGCGGTCGCTGGGCAAACACACCGGCGGGCGGTTGATGCTGAAGGGACTGACGACGTTGTCTACCGACGCAGCCAAAGCGCTCGCGGCGCGCAAGGGGGGAGGCCCGTACCAAGCCGTGTTCCTGGATGGCCTGACCTCGTTGACTCCCGAGGGCGCGGCGGCGATGGCGGAATCTCATGGTCACAACTGGCACGGCAATTTGCCGGGGTTCAAAACGATATCGGTTGACGTAGCTCAGGCGCTGGCGAAACGTGCAGGAGGGCTGTCGATGCCAGGGCTGACCACGATTTCGGACGACGTGGCCAAGGCGCTGGCGGGAAAACTCGGAGGAAATCTGCCGCGATTAACTACGCTAAATGTGGAATCGGCGAAAGCGATCGCTGGCCCCGTCCCAGGTCAATTCCATCGCACGCTCAATCTGGATGGCCTCAAGTCCCTGCCCGACGACGTTGCCCAGGCCATAGGCGGAAAGGAGAGCCGTGGCAACCTGCACCTCGATGGACTGAGCGTACTGACGCCGGTCGCGGCGAAGGCGATCTGCCAGCGCGAAGGAGATTTGTATCTCAACGGGCTCACTACGATCACCGACGACACGCTCTATGCCCTTACCGAGCACAAAGCCCCCGGATTTGCGCGGCCGATCGTTCATCTGCAAGGTTTGACAACGCTCTCGGATGACGGTGCCGCGATCCTGGCGGCTTGGCCTAAGTGGAGCGGCGAAATCCCAGCAATATCGACTCTCTCGAAGAAGGTCGCCATGGCGCTGGCGGCATCACGGAGGTGGGATGGGAATCTTCCGGCAGTGAAGACAATTTCGCTCGATTCTGCGGCATCTCTTGGGCAGCGAGAAGGGAACCTCTCACTTGATGGCATGACGGTGTTGGCCGACGACGTCGCGGTAGCGCTGGCGCAGCATCATGGCGGCACACTGTCGCTCAATGGGTTGAAAAGTCTCACGGACAAATCGGCTGCGGCACTCGCCAAGCATGAGGGTCGGCTTTCGCTTGGCGGGCTGACTGCGCTTTCCAGCGGCGCGGCCCAGTCGCTCGCCACGCACAAGGGAGACTGGTTGACTCTGGACGGCGTGGAAACGCTGGATGGCGAGGCTGCGAAGGCGTTTGCGCAGCGGAAGGGAGTAGTAACGCTGCTCGGCGTGAAATCACTGTCGCCCGAAGCCGCCACAGTAATAAGCGTGAACTCAAAAGTAGCGATTCCGGCGAAATTCCGGACGCTGGCAATTCGTCAACCGGTTGCAACAAACGAGACATTCTTCCGATCGTTTCTCGCATCGCACTGCGCCGAGTGCCACGATGGCGGAGCGAAAGAAGGCGAGTTTACGCTTGATCGACTCGCGAAAGACAACGTCGCTGGCCGAGTCGATTTCGCTTTGGTTCTTGAGCGGCTCCGCGCCGGTGATATGCCGCCAACCTCGGAACCGCGTCCAAAACCAGATGACGTGGCCCATGTGACCGCCTGGATCTCAGCGAAACTCAATTCGCCACTCGTTGCACCGCCCGAGCATTACGCCGTGCAGGAGAAACCAATTGACGGCAATCGCCTGCCGAACGCAATTCTCTTCGGCGGACCACGCGGTCCGAGTGTCCCGCCGCCGCCGCGGCTCTGGCGGTTGTCGCCGGCTGCGTACACCAAGTGGACCGGCGAATTCAATTCTTCAGCCAGCGGTCTGCAACAGCCATTCGGGGTGATTCAGGAAACGGGAATTAGAGATTTTGCAGCACTCTACACGCCCGACGAAGGGGCGACAGGTTTATTGCTGGCCAATGCCGAACTGATCGTAGAGGGTCAAACCCGTGGCCATTCGCTCGTAAACGTGAATGAAAAACCAGAAGCCGGTAAGGAGATCCTCTGGCCGACCGAGTCCCGAGCGAAGTTGGCTTCTGCGGCCGAACAAGCGGCGCTGAAATCGGGCTTACGGGTGCGGCAGGGCAATGGTGTTTTCGCCCCCGTACTGCACCCGCACGTCAAGGCTACCCGCGAGGAGTTGGAAAGAGCGATTCGTCAACAGTATCAGTCCGCCTTGGCTCGACCACCCAGCGAGCAAGAATTGGCGAGCGTTGTCGCACTCTACGCGACAATCGCTGTCGACGGAGATTATTCGATCGCCGGTAAGACCATCCTAATGGCGCCATTGATGACCCCCGAGGCGATCCTACGATTCGAAGTTGGCTTGGGTCCCGAGATTCGATCAGGGGTTCGCTCGCTTTCGCCACGCGAAACGGCATTGGCAATCAGCCTGGCTTTGTCCACGAAGCGCGATCCCGGACTGCTATCTGCCGCCGCCGCCGGCAAGCTTACGACGCGAGAGGATGTCGCTGAGAGTGTCCGTCGTATCTTAGATGACCCGAAAATCAGCAAGCCGCTGGTGATCGGATTCTTCCGCGAATACTTCGATTACTACCGTGCTCCCGAAGTCTTCAAAGATCCGCTGCCGGATTATTTGACACGCCGCGGCCAACACTACAACCCTCGGGGCCTCGTCGACAATACGGATGTGCTGGTACTCCGCATCTTGTCGAAGGACAAGGACGTGCTGAAGGAGTTGTTGACGACGACCGAGTCGTTCAACACGCACGAGTTGTTCGGCCCGAATGGTACGCTCGACGGTCTTCGTACCGGTGAGGCCTTGTTCCGCTCGTTCGGTCCATATGCACTCGACCATCTTGGAAGGCAGCCCCCAAGTGGTTCACGCTCCGAGGCGAAGGGGGACAGCACTGCAACTTTTTCCAACAATGAACGCATCGGCATCCTCATGCAACCGAGTTGGCACGTCGCCTGGTCGACCAACTTCCATAACGACATTGTCCGCCGCGGCCGTTGGGTGCGCGAGCATCTGCTGGGTGGCCGCGTCCCCGATCTACCCATTAACGCGGCAGCGATGGTCCCCGATGATCCGCACCACACGTTGCGCCAGCGACAGATGGTCACGCGCGCTTCGGAGTGCTGGAAATGCCATGTCAAGATGGATGAACTCGGCCTACCGTTTGAAGATCTCGACCATTACGGGATGCGTCGTCGCGGCGAAAATGTGCTCGATCTCGCAGCGACGGCCGTGGCAAACGAAAAAGCAAAAAGCAAAGACCAGAAGATCTACCGCGACGTGCCGCTTGATACCACTGGCACGATCGCTTACAGCGGCGATCCGGCCCTCGACGGCCCGGTCCGCGACGCGCCTGAGATGCTCCGTCGCCTGGCCGAGTCTGACCGCGTGCGGCAGGTCTTTATTCGTCATGTGTTCCGTTATTTCCTCGGCCGGAATGAAACCCCCGGCGACGCCGTCAGCCTGCAAGAAGCTGAAAAGGCGTATTTGGAGAGCGGCGGCAGCTTCAAGGCGTTGCTGGTATCGCTGCTGTCATCGGAGTCCTTCCTATATCGAACAGTTCCCACCGAGGTAGCCAAGAACTGA
- a CDS encoding DUF1549 and DUF1553 domain-containing protein: MINSAGEQNVPVDRIAIGLFVAAMCLGPTLVCAQDGSLRNSIDREVRAAWEKEKLTPPPRSTDAVFLRRVNLDLVGMIPSYEEATTFLNDSDPQKREKLIDKLLADPRHARQQAQVWDLAMLGRKNKLVDGTVGYRNRGRFRVWLAKQFVANEPLDRIAAKILQAEEEGSQLFFAAHRDPDEMVNAVSRFFLATQIQCAKCHDHPYESWTQKDYHGLSGFFVRTMAVDVPGKPEITNQTGNLYLVGEKMVGEALFSLEEIDAKTKKKKTVPIKPKFLSGEELAEPEPPQDYVEPKLKAGELPPKPAFSRREKFIEWMIAKDNPFFAKAVANRVWAQFMGRGFVHPVDDFNSSNDPSLPELLKAIETELVAHKFDVKWLVREIVNSETYQASDLGAVADALPRFYERARIRPLTIEELTSSLHIAMGLGVEAALKTEPNQQMMQYLGEPTDGQGRFQGSLSEHLYLHNGEGFRAMCRPNKGNLPEKLVLGAEDWNEKVERMFLSVLSRPATSEERERFVQYLSVDAKDPKQTAQRMEDALWVLVSGSEFRFNR; encoded by the coding sequence ATGATCAATTCCGCCGGAGAACAAAACGTGCCCGTGGATCGAATCGCAATCGGATTGTTCGTCGCTGCGATGTGCCTGGGGCCGACGTTAGTGTGCGCCCAAGATGGCAGTCTCCGCAATTCGATTGATCGCGAAGTCAGAGCCGCGTGGGAAAAGGAAAAGCTCACGCCGCCTCCCAGATCGACAGACGCCGTATTTTTGCGGCGAGTGAATCTCGATCTTGTCGGCATGATTCCGAGTTACGAAGAAGCGACGACGTTTCTCAACGACAGCGATCCGCAGAAGCGCGAAAAACTGATCGACAAGCTGTTGGCCGACCCCCGACACGCTCGGCAGCAAGCCCAAGTGTGGGACCTGGCCATGCTGGGTCGGAAGAACAAGCTCGTGGATGGCACGGTGGGCTATCGAAACCGAGGCCGGTTCCGCGTCTGGCTGGCCAAGCAGTTCGTGGCGAATGAGCCGTTGGATCGCATCGCCGCCAAGATTCTCCAAGCCGAGGAAGAGGGTTCGCAGCTCTTTTTCGCCGCGCACCGCGACCCGGACGAAATGGTCAACGCGGTCTCGCGGTTCTTCCTCGCCACGCAAATTCAATGTGCCAAGTGCCACGATCACCCCTATGAGTCGTGGACGCAGAAGGATTACCACGGCCTGTCGGGCTTCTTCGTCCGCACGATGGCCGTGGACGTTCCGGGCAAGCCGGAGATCACGAATCAAACGGGCAACCTTTACCTGGTCGGCGAGAAGATGGTCGGCGAAGCGTTGTTTTCGCTGGAAGAAATCGACGCGAAGACCAAGAAGAAAAAGACGGTCCCCATCAAGCCGAAGTTTCTCAGCGGCGAGGAACTGGCGGAACCCGAACCGCCGCAAGATTACGTCGAGCCGAAACTGAAGGCCGGTGAACTGCCGCCGAAGCCGGCCTTTTCCCGCCGCGAGAAGTTCATCGAGTGGATGATCGCGAAGGACAATCCGTTCTTCGCGAAGGCGGTGGCCAATCGCGTCTGGGCTCAATTCATGGGGCGCGGCTTCGTGCATCCCGTCGACGATTTCAATTCGAGCAACGATCCCAGCCTGCCGGAGTTACTCAAGGCAATCGAGACCGAATTGGTGGCTCACAAATTCGACGTCAAATGGCTGGTTCGCGAAATCGTCAACAGCGAGACCTATCAGGCAAGCGACTTAGGCGCGGTGGCAGATGCCTTGCCGCGGTTCTATGAGCGTGCCCGGATTCGCCCCTTGACCATCGAGGAGTTGACATCGTCGCTGCACATTGCAATGGGGCTGGGCGTCGAAGCGGCTCTCAAGACCGAACCGAACCAGCAAATGATGCAATACCTGGGGGAGCCCACGGACGGTCAGGGCCGATTCCAAGGGAGCCTGTCAGAGCATTTGTATCTGCACAACGGCGAAGGCTTCCGCGCGATGTGCCGGCCCAATAAAGGCAACCTGCCGGAGAAGTTGGTCCTGGGCGCCGAGGATTGGAACGAGAAGGTCGAGCGGATGTTCCTGTCAGTACTCAGCCGGCCCGCTACCAGCGAGGAGCGCGAGCGATTCGTTCAGTACCTGAGCGTGGACGCGAAAGACCCAAAGCAGACTGCTCAGCGCATGGAAGACGCGCTGTGGGTGTTGGTGTCGGGTTCGGAGTTTCGATTCAACCGCTAG
- a CDS encoding DUF1501 domain-containing protein, protein MNTNFQLGTCNAVQHLNRRSLMKGLLTTAGGLAVANWGALTHSQTIAAEAKRTGKRCIMLYMEGGVSQIDTFDMKPGRPTAGEFRPVQTKVPGIQVCEFLPNIARHADRLGIIRSMRTKTPDHGPGGYYMHTGYHPSERFPHPEAGAMIAKYCENPESDLPSFVKIGSGSGIYGAGYLGPQYEPLVVADDGKLPGFANPSVSPEIQGRRGELLSFMEQRFAESRSGDPFAAHRSAELRAIRLMRARQTFDVSAEWEKAKDRYGDSKFGRGCFTALKLVEAGVSFVEVSHGGHDTHMDNFPISKALYSIMDPAWGSLLEDLTQRGLLQDTLVVWTSEFGRTPAINNRGGRDHFGRAWTVVLAGGGIKGGQYYGSSDRDGFEVAENPVGEADYMATIYKIMGVDHRAKHFLGARPIWATPEDSKPIMELIR, encoded by the coding sequence ATGAATACGAACTTCCAACTGGGCACGTGCAACGCGGTTCAGCATTTGAACCGTCGCTCGCTGATGAAGGGGCTGCTAACCACGGCTGGCGGTTTGGCCGTCGCCAACTGGGGCGCGCTGACCCATTCGCAGACGATCGCGGCCGAGGCGAAGCGAACGGGAAAGCGCTGCATCATGCTCTACATGGAAGGGGGTGTGAGCCAAATCGACACCTTCGATATGAAGCCAGGCCGGCCGACTGCCGGCGAGTTCCGCCCAGTCCAGACCAAGGTGCCCGGCATTCAGGTCTGCGAATTTCTGCCAAACATTGCCCGCCATGCCGACAGGCTCGGAATCATTCGCAGCATGCGAACGAAAACGCCCGATCACGGACCCGGCGGTTACTACATGCACACCGGTTACCATCCGAGCGAGCGATTCCCGCATCCTGAAGCCGGCGCAATGATCGCCAAGTATTGCGAAAACCCGGAAAGCGACCTGCCGAGCTTCGTCAAGATCGGGAGCGGCAGCGGGATCTACGGCGCGGGTTATCTTGGCCCGCAGTACGAGCCGCTTGTTGTGGCCGACGACGGTAAACTCCCGGGGTTCGCTAATCCGTCCGTATCGCCGGAGATTCAGGGCCGGCGCGGTGAGCTGCTGAGCTTCATGGAGCAACGATTCGCGGAGAGTCGTTCCGGCGACCCTTTCGCCGCTCATCGCTCGGCGGAACTACGCGCGATCCGCCTGATGCGAGCCCGCCAGACGTTCGACGTCAGCGCCGAGTGGGAAAAGGCCAAGGACCGCTACGGCGACAGCAAGTTCGGCCGCGGTTGTTTCACCGCGCTGAAGCTCGTCGAAGCTGGCGTGTCATTCGTGGAGGTTTCCCATGGCGGCCACGACACACACATGGACAACTTCCCGATCTCTAAGGCGCTGTACTCCATCATGGATCCTGCCTGGGGATCGCTGCTGGAAGATCTGACGCAGCGCGGCCTGTTGCAGGACACGCTGGTCGTCTGGACGAGCGAGTTCGGCCGCACGCCCGCAATCAACAACCGCGGTGGCCGCGACCATTTTGGCCGCGCGTGGACGGTTGTCCTGGCCGGCGGCGGCATCAAGGGGGGACAGTATTACGGTTCGAGCGACCGCGACGGTTTCGAGGTCGCGGAGAATCCAGTAGGCGAAGCGGACTATATGGCGACCATCTACAAGATCATGGGCGTCGACCATCGCGCCAAGCACTTCCTCGGCGCCCGTCCGATCTGGGCGACCCCGGAAGACTCCAAGCCGATTATGGAATTGATTCGGTAG
- a CDS encoding WD40 repeat domain-containing protein → MNDFAEAKLLFTLPWNSDVVSAVAFVGNDSVAAANRRGDILIWNLPASGDKTPDPVRRLVGHTGAVNRLLLSPDGKTLISAGNDRTVKFWDALKTDGEPGKIVLNDGFRFVGVTEKVAKLPDPPPPMVANVVEQKPLREFTGHKEWIWGLSISRDGKTLVTGDESKSVILSDVQTGAEQRRWSVKQWIRSLDISPDGKLVVTAEHFPQTNDKDVQAGLRGWNAQTGELKFDASKGLSGPVSTVRFSDDGKHLAFCVGPIDRDGMSGKVFLLDPATGERVRELTPSHQRGSTDLAFHPDGQHLFTCGRDRAFKIWRLSDGGLVREFNPTDKKDQFPPYYHAISIAPGGKLLAIADGLGQVLIYSLATA, encoded by the coding sequence ATGAACGACTTTGCCGAAGCCAAATTACTGTTCACGCTCCCCTGGAACAGCGATGTCGTCTCCGCCGTCGCGTTCGTCGGCAATGACTCGGTCGCGGCCGCCAACCGACGCGGCGACATCCTGATCTGGAACCTCCCCGCGTCCGGCGACAAGACCCCCGATCCGGTTCGGCGGCTAGTCGGTCATACCGGCGCGGTCAATCGCCTTCTGCTGAGTCCCGACGGCAAGACGCTGATCTCGGCGGGTAACGATCGAACGGTCAAATTCTGGGACGCACTCAAGACCGACGGCGAACCCGGCAAGATCGTCTTGAACGACGGTTTCCGGTTCGTGGGGGTCACGGAAAAAGTGGCGAAGCTGCCGGACCCACCGCCGCCGATGGTCGCGAACGTCGTCGAGCAGAAGCCGCTCCGCGAATTCACGGGCCACAAAGAGTGGATCTGGGGACTCTCCATTTCCCGCGACGGAAAGACGCTGGTCACCGGCGACGAATCGAAATCGGTGATCCTGTCGGACGTACAAACGGGCGCCGAACAACGCCGCTGGAGCGTGAAGCAGTGGATTCGCTCGCTCGATATCTCCCCGGACGGGAAGCTCGTGGTGACGGCGGAGCATTTTCCCCAAACGAATGACAAAGATGTTCAGGCAGGCCTGCGCGGCTGGAACGCCCAAACCGGCGAGCTGAAGTTCGATGCCAGCAAAGGGCTGTCTGGTCCGGTGTCGACGGTGCGTTTTTCGGACGATGGGAAGCACCTGGCGTTCTGTGTCGGCCCCATCGACCGCGACGGGATGTCGGGAAAGGTTTTTCTCCTCGACCCGGCCACCGGGGAAAGAGTCCGCGAGCTGACCCCATCGCATCAACGCGGTTCCACCGATTTGGCCTTCCACCCGGACGGCCAGCACCTCTTCACGTGCGGTCGCGACCGAGCGTTCAAGATCTGGCGGCTCAGCGATGGCGGGCTGGTCCGGGAGTTCAATCCGACGGACAAAAAGGACCAGTTTCCCCCCTATTACCATGCGATTTCGATTGCCCCCGGCGGCAAGTTGCTGGCCATCGCCGACGGCCTCGGGCAGGTTTTGATTTATTCGCTGGCAACCGCATGA